The window CACGATCCCATCCCGCGAACGATCTAGCAACGCGCTGACCGGGCGGACGAGATTGAGCAGTTCATCCACGCCTTTCTCCACCGCCGCCACGTCGTTCTTTTCCAACGCGATCAGAACACTCATCACCAACTGATCGCATCGATCCTCTGGCGTCGTCGCGGCGAACTGATTGATGTCTTTTGAAAGCGAATCAAGCTGATTCGATTGCCCCGCCAAGCGAATCAGTTGCAATGCGGGTGAGATGACCGCGGGATGCTCTGGTTGGTCATCATCGACGTGTCCGAAATCAGCGGTGATGCGAAGACGCGGCGAGTTTGGCCCAGGAATCACCCATGACTTCAAATATTGCAGACGTTCGGTCGGTTCGAGACCTTCCGCGTGCTCGCAAACCATCGTTCCTGATTCCGAGACATGATGGTCATCAAAAATCCAAGCGAATGCTCCCGCATCCGACCGAGCGGCATCATCAGCTTGCGACGGTTGGTTCGCATTCGCGAGCATCCAAAACGCGACCAGCACGGAGACGCTTTTCAAAACACGTTGATTCTTTAGATCGTTCATCATGCCAGCTTCAGCGAAACAAGTTGCGAATGGAGTTGTAAATTCGCGAAGGCACGCCGTCCTGAGTCGGGCTTTCCGCTGTCTCGTCTTTCACAGGCATCACCATGATTGGAGCGGCTATCGGATTCGTTGCCGGCGTGGTTGGATCGGTGTGGATCGTCATACGCTTTAGCAGAGCTCGCATCTCACCGTTATTCAAACCGCCGATGAACCAAGTCTCCGCCCTGGTGGCGACGGTCTTGCGTTTCAGTTTGTAAGTCGCGACCAAATTTTCTTCTTCTGTACCGTCAGCTCGATACAGATAGTACAGAGTCTGATCCTTCAGCGCGATCCTCAACTGATCGGGCATCTGGATGGTTAGATCTCGTAGTGGCTGATAGACCGTTTCCCCATCCCGATTGCGTCCCACAATTCGTGGTCGCAATTCGATTCTTCCATCGGGTTTATAGCGTACGAGGAGAGTCGCTTCGGTGATGGTCGTTTGCGTGGGAGCAATTTCTTCGGTCCCAATGTCCAATAAATGCAAACCAATCACCGCCTCGGTGGTCATGCCGCGTTCACGATTGCCAACTGCTTTGACGATCGAGAACTCCGATTGAAAATCAGCCGTCAACGTTTGCCACAACGGTTTAAGAATCGCGATTCTTTCGGCCGTCTCGATGCCGCCCAATGCTGTGAACAAAAGCCCATCGCTCGTTTCGGCAATGCTTTCAACAGGACCATCCACAACGATCCAATCACCGTCGTCCATTCCCTGCTTCGACAGATTGAGATCCAAAGCACGCATGCCACGCCGAGCTTGGTTGATTTCTTCAAGCATTTCGGGAGTATCCGTCAATTGCAGATCCACCGTCTCTGCTCGAATGCGAAGGTCCGTCCAGGTCCCGCTGACACTCATTCCATTGCCGCCCACGCTGTAGTTATAAAAACCAAATGGTGGAACCGGGCCCAGCGGAATTCCCGTCGAACCAATCAGGTGAAACTGTGACGAGTCACCTTGAGCGAACAAGCCGTAGATCGTTCCGCCTCGCCGGACCAGACGCAATCGCCCGGAAGTCGAAAGCTCACGCCGCGTCCAACCACGAACCCACTTGTAGCCTCCACCCAGGTTTTTCTTGTTGTGCGCGAAGGCAATGTCATGCAGACCATTGATTCGGTCTCGACGAATGCAGACATCCAAACAATCGCGATGCCCGTTGTCCAGCTGGACGGTCATCCCGAGTCCGCAGTGCCAAGTTGGTTCCTCATCGCCAATCTGCAGGTCTTTGAATCCATACGTGATCTCGAAATCGCCATCGATGGTACCGTTCAACCGGACCGCGACTTTGTCGGAAGGCGTTGCTCGCACCATATGAATGCCATCGGGCAATGAGAACAATCGATCCGCCCGCCCATCGACATCGAACAATTCTGCTGGGACACCATTTGCAAAATCATGTTCGAAGTGTTCGGGCAGCTTTTCGGCGGCCGCTTCCAATTCCTTTACCAAGCTGGACGCGAGTTTCTGTTCCGACACCTCCGACAATGAGTCATGCCAATCGCCGCTCAGACGAAGATTGCGAACCACCGCGCGAGTTTGATCGCGATAGTGGAACAAACCGAACGTCCGTGACTCATTGCCACTGACCTGTTCTTTCGCAATGACTTTCCCATTGAGCAATACGACGACGCGGTCGCCCTTGAACCACAGCTCGACCCGATTCCAACCTTCCACCATGTCGGGCTTCCCACCGCTTTCCAACCTCATTCTGTTGTCGGGACGAAGCGGCGTCTGTTGATGCATCCCATCGGTGGTTTGATGAAACGATACACCGGTGGAATCGATCAAAAACGCTTTCCTGCCGACACAAGGGAACACGTCAGCCGACATTGCGTCGTGCAAGAACTCGTATTCAATACGTGCATCCCAAACGATGGGCCGGACATAGTACAACAGTTCCTCTTCATTGGAACCAAACCATTCGCCGGTCCGGTCGCTCACTAAAGTGAACACACCGTCCTCGGCTTGGATGCTCCAATTCCCCAGCCCGTTGTTCGTATCCGCGTTGTAGTAACTGGCCCAACCTCTCAACGAGACGTCGCTCAGTAAATCGATCGTTGGAGGCGTCTCCGGACTTCCCGCGATTCGCAGATCGGCGATGTGCCCCTTTGAACGACGCCAACCGCGGATGCCCACCCACGGTGCCGATGCAATGTGCGTCGATTCGGTATGGGTCAGATAGCCATTGAAGAAGTGTTCGACTTGTCCGTCTGAACTGCTCGCCCGCAACAGGCTTTCGCCGCCCAGCGGTTCGATCGGTTTCGAAACCGGCACCTCCCAATTCCCCTTGGCAAAGCTGCCCACAGAAGAAACGGCACGCGAATCGGATGGGCTCACGGCAACTCCACCAACCATAAGCTCACTGAAGGCGCCGTTATGGGTGGCGACTTTCGCGACAGCTTCAAAATCCCCCAGCAAAGGACTGCGATAGACGAGGTAGTCCAGTTCGTGCCCAGAGACCTTCTCCACACCTTGATCATGCATGGCAAAGCGTGGCAAAACGTTTCCGCGTCCGTGAGACGAAGCATCCACTCGGCTAAAAACATCAAACGACTCGGGAACACTCGTCATCGATTCATGCGACCGTGCGGAACAATATCCCAACAACAAACACAGGTAGTCCGCGGTCAGGTCCAGATTTGCATCGGGGATGTAGTCCCGAAGACCAGAGAACGCACCAAAGAGATCTTCGATCACTAAATCGGTCGTCGATGGATTCTCAGCCGCCGCCCAAAGAATGATCAAATCTTCCCACCACAAATCGGCAGCGTTGGGATCTTGCCAATGTCGGTTCTTAGCGAATCGCTCGATCAAATGATGCCGCACACCGTTCAGGTCCGACTCAGCGATTGTTAGCAATGTCACCATCGCTTCCTTCGCCCGGACCTGGTCATTGCCAGCTGGATTCCATTCCGCAATTCGTTTTTTCAGTTCCGGTTCCCGCCCCAACTCCACCGACAAATGGACCAATTCACGAGCGGGACAGTGGATCCATTCGGTTTCCGGATATTCCGACAACGGAATCCAGTCTCTCGCCGCGACGTCAGCGGTAGCTCCTGCGGGCCGAGCAATCGAGCCTCCAAGACGTAGTCCGTGGCCATTGCCCGGCAAGACCCATTTCGACAGTTCTTCGTACCGCTGAGGCGGATCCAGATCATCCATTCGTGCCAGAAACTGGACCGCGTTGTCTTGAATCGCGTTTTCACCAAACAAGTGATTCAGAGCCACCGAATCATCCTTCACCAATTCTTCAGCCAGTGGCGTGTCCGCGATGCAAACGTTGAGGCTCACCATTAGACCAACAACGCACGCGGACAGACGACAAGCGGTCTGAAGCAAGCTTTTCGAATCAACAGAATGTGTTTCAAATTGCATTGGGTCTCGCGCGGCCAGGCTTCATCGATAGTCCCCCACTTACAGAATGTCGCCGCACGCGAATGGATCACACGCAGAAATTCTCAAAAAATGCCCTCTTGGTTCGCGAAGCTCCGGAAGCGACAAATTCATCCAATTGATTTATAGCGGAACGAAAGAGCCGAGGGCATTTTCAACCGGTTTGTGTCGTTCTTCTTCGAACTTGATTGGGCATCGCAAATGATCCGGCGCACTTGCCTCCGCTATGATGGATCCTCCTCGGAAGCAGTTTTCAAGTTTTTTGATTGTTTCTGCGCGTGAATTCTCGACCAGGTTCGACTTACCTCTGAATGCTGGTGGACCGCGGGTCCGTGATCCTGCCGATTGGCGAGACCGATTTTGAATAATGCTGAACTTATCGAAGGACTGCGAAATCGTGAGCCAAGTGCTGCACAGTATCTGAACGATTGCTTTGTGCCATCGATCTGGCGGTTTGTTTATTGCCGCGTGGATCGTGACGCGCACTTGGCAGAAGACATCGTCGCGGAGGCTGTGTTGGCGTTGATGTCAGCAGCGGTCTCGGACACCGACATCGAAAATCCGGGCGGATGGTTGAGAACCGTCGCTCACCGACGCATTCAAGATCATTACCGAGCCGCCGCTCGTGTTCGGCATTTGATGGAAGACGCTCAACATCAAGGTGAGCCGACTGACGACAACGATCCCGCCACTCAGCACGATCAAAAGATGCGACGCGAAAGTGTTCGTGAAGCAATTGACACTTTGCCAGAACATTACCGGCAAACGCTCGAATGGAAATACGTGGACCAAATCAGCGTCAAGGTCATCGCCGAGCGTTTGGACACGACCGAAAAAAGTGTGCAAGGAACTTTGTTCCGAGCCCGCCAAGCTCTGCGTGATCAATTGAAAACCGAGCAAATCGTCCCGCCTCAAACCAAGTGTTCGGGGCCGGACAAAGAGAC of the Rhodopirellula baltica SH 1 genome contains:
- a CDS encoding RNA polymerase sigma factor, whose protein sequence is MNNAELIEGLRNREPSAAQYLNDCFVPSIWRFVYCRVDRDAHLAEDIVAEAVLALMSAAVSDTDIENPGGWLRTVAHRRIQDHYRAAARVRHLMEDAQHQGEPTDDNDPATQHDQKMRRESVREAIDTLPEHYRQTLEWKYVDQISVKVIAERLDTTEKSVQGTLFRARQALRDQLKTEQIVPPQTKCSGPDKETSRPTQSDDSPSLTSPTPPKQVSAWFFL
- a CDS encoding DUF1583 domain-containing protein, with amino-acid sequence MLQTACRLSACVVGLMVSLNVCIADTPLAEELVKDDSVALNHLFGENAIQDNAVQFLARMDDLDPPQRYEELSKWVLPGNGHGLRLGGSIARPAGATADVAARDWIPLSEYPETEWIHCPARELVHLSVELGREPELKKRIAEWNPAGNDQVRAKEAMVTLLTIAESDLNGVRHHLIERFAKNRHWQDPNAADLWWEDLIILWAAAENPSTTDLVIEDLFGAFSGLRDYIPDANLDLTADYLCLLLGYCSARSHESMTSVPESFDVFSRVDASSHGRGNVLPRFAMHDQGVEKVSGHELDYLVYRSPLLGDFEAVAKVATHNGAFSELMVGGVAVSPSDSRAVSSVGSFAKGNWEVPVSKPIEPLGGESLLRASSSDGQVEHFFNGYLTHTESTHIASAPWVGIRGWRRSKGHIADLRIAGSPETPPTIDLLSDVSLRGWASYYNADTNNGLGNWSIQAEDGVFTLVSDRTGEWFGSNEEELLYYVRPIVWDARIEYEFLHDAMSADVFPCVGRKAFLIDSTGVSFHQTTDGMHQQTPLRPDNRMRLESGGKPDMVEGWNRVELWFKGDRVVVLLNGKVIAKEQVSGNESRTFGLFHYRDQTRAVVRNLRLSGDWHDSLSEVSEQKLASSLVKELEAAAEKLPEHFEHDFANGVPAELFDVDGRADRLFSLPDGIHMVRATPSDKVAVRLNGTIDGDFEITYGFKDLQIGDEEPTWHCGLGMTVQLDNGHRDCLDVCIRRDRINGLHDIAFAHNKKNLGGGYKWVRGWTRRELSTSGRLRLVRRGGTIYGLFAQGDSSQFHLIGSTGIPLGPVPPFGFYNYSVGGNGMSVSGTWTDLRIRAETVDLQLTDTPEMLEEINQARRGMRALDLNLSKQGMDDGDWIVVDGPVESIAETSDGLLFTALGGIETAERIAILKPLWQTLTADFQSEFSIVKAVGNRERGMTTEAVIGLHLLDIGTEEIAPTQTTITEATLLVRYKPDGRIELRPRIVGRNRDGETVYQPLRDLTIQMPDQLRIALKDQTLYYLYRADGTEEENLVATYKLKRKTVATRAETWFIGGLNNGEMRALLKRMTIHTDPTTPATNPIAAPIMVMPVKDETAESPTQDGVPSRIYNSIRNLFR